A region of Homo sapiens chromosome 17, GRCh38.p14 Primary Assembly DNA encodes the following proteins:
- the TOB1 gene encoding protein Tob1 isoform 2 (isoform 2 is encoded by transcript variant 3): protein MPISDPASSVSSSPSPPFGHSAAVSPTFMPRSTQPLTFTTATFAATKFGSTKMKNSGRSNKVARTSPINLGLNVNDLLKQKAISSSMHSLYGLGLGSQQQPQQQQQPAQPPPPPPPPQQQQQQKTSALSPNAKEFIFPNMQGQGSSTNGMFPGDSPLNLSPLQYSNAFDVFAAYGGLNEKSFVDGLNFSLNNMQYSNQQFQPVMAN, encoded by the coding sequence ATGCCCATAAGTGACCCAGCCTCATCAGTGTCCAGCTCTCCATCGCCTCCTTTTGGTCACTCTGCTGCTGTAAGCCCTACCTTCATGCCCCGGTCCACTCAGCCTTTAACCTTTACCACTGCCACTTTTGCTGCCACCAAGTTCGGCTCTACCAAAATGAAGAATAGTGGCCGTAGCAACAAGGTTGCACGTACTTCTCCCATCAACCTCGGCTTGAATGTGAATGACCTCTTGAAGCAGAAAGCCATCTCTTCCTCAATGCACTCTCTGTATGGGCTTGGCTTGGGTAGccagcagcagccacagcaacagcagcagccagCCCAgccgccaccgccaccaccaccaccacagcagcaacaacagcagaAAACCTCTGCTCTTTCTCCTAATGCcaaggaatttatttttcctaatatgcAGGGTCAAGGTAGTAGTACCAATGGAATGTTCCCAGGTGACAGCCCCCTTAACCTCAGTCCTCTCCAGTACAGTAATGCCTTTGATGTGTTTGCAGCCTATGGAGGCCTCAATGAGAAATCTTTTGTAGATGGCTTGAATTTTAGCTTAAATAACATGCAGTATTCTAACCAGCAATTCCAGCCTGTTATGgctaactaa
- the TOB1 gene encoding protein Tob1 isoform 1 (isoform 1 is encoded by transcript variant 2) yields MQLEIQVALNFIISYLYNKLPRRRVNIFGEELERLLKKKYEGHWYPEKPYKGSGFRCIHIGEKVDPVIEQASKESGLDIDDVRGNLPQDLSVWIDPFEVSYQIGEKGPVKVLYVDDNNENGCELDKEIKNSFNPEAQVFMPISDPASSVSSSPSPPFGHSAAVSPTFMPRSTQPLTFTTATFAATKFGSTKMKNSGRSNKVARTSPINLGLNVNDLLKQKAISSSMHSLYGLGLGSQQQPQQQQQPAQPPPPPPPPQQQQQQKTSALSPNAKEFIFPNMQGQGSSTNGMFPGDSPLNLSPLQYSNAFDVFAAYGGLNEKSFVDGLNFSLNNMQYSNQQFQPVMAN; encoded by the coding sequence ATGCAGCTTGAAATCCAAGTAGcactaaattttattatttcgTATTTGTACAATAAGCTTCCCAGGAGACGTGTCAACATTTTTGGTGAAGAACTTGAAAGACTTCTTAAGAAGAAATATGAAGGGCACTGGTATCCTGAAAAGCCATACAAAGGATCGGGGTTTAGATGTATACACATAGGGGAGAAAGTGGACCCAGTGATTGAACAAGCATCCAAAGAGAGTGGTTTGGACATTGATGATGTTCGTGGCAATCTGCCACAGGATCTTAGTGTTTGGATCGACCCATTTGAGGTTTCTTACCAAATTGGTGAAAAGGGACCAGTGAAGGTGCTTTACGTGgatgataataatgaaaatggaTGTGAGTTGGATAAGGAGATCAAAAACAGCTTTAACCCAGAGGCCCAGGTTTTTATGCCCATAAGTGACCCAGCCTCATCAGTGTCCAGCTCTCCATCGCCTCCTTTTGGTCACTCTGCTGCTGTAAGCCCTACCTTCATGCCCCGGTCCACTCAGCCTTTAACCTTTACCACTGCCACTTTTGCTGCCACCAAGTTCGGCTCTACCAAAATGAAGAATAGTGGCCGTAGCAACAAGGTTGCACGTACTTCTCCCATCAACCTCGGCTTGAATGTGAATGACCTCTTGAAGCAGAAAGCCATCTCTTCCTCAATGCACTCTCTGTATGGGCTTGGCTTGGGTAGccagcagcagccacagcaacagcagcagccagCCCAgccgccaccgccaccaccaccaccacagcagcaacaacagcagaAAACCTCTGCTCTTTCTCCTAATGCcaaggaatttatttttcctaatatgcAGGGTCAAGGTAGTAGTACCAATGGAATGTTCCCAGGTGACAGCCCCCTTAACCTCAGTCCTCTCCAGTACAGTAATGCCTTTGATGTGTTTGCAGCCTATGGAGGCCTCAATGAGAAATCTTTTGTAGATGGCTTGAATTTTAGCTTAAATAACATGCAGTATTCTAACCAGCAATTCCAGCCTGTTATGgctaactaa